In Propionispora vibrioides, one genomic interval encodes:
- a CDS encoding S-layer homology domain-containing protein, which yields MKKKLAIALALMFVTTTAGTVFAAENNPFSSVPTNHWAYQSVNKLVKAGLIDGYGDGDFRGDKPITRYEMASLVAKAMSNEEKADAGLKSELTKLEGEFSDELKNLGVRVTTLEKNQPNFKMNGSFDVRYTDKSFPDANSSGVKKATDVKGEYRLRLNGEAKVDSKTTFGMRIVNNGPNSSNFNNNTWQIFGNSDNSNSSSTDNARIDRAYFNTKIGVSDATIGRQALKLDANDLLVDSGAYSYDGIKLATKVNKFTFAFNHGRFANGVTFKKNDGTDISTATGTYYNNYRNMDVDSLGVSYADKQFNAGVTYAQLKNFSKDDMDLKKWVAVNAGYLLNPKLSVAAEYVTNSADPVSTGVTGGDDAWFAKVLYGDQALKKAGQQNIALKYYDVGANSIVPALFGPDPLTRDGGSMVHDFKGLGVDYNYAFSPTFTGEFNYLKVDDQVTSAQSSYNYYRAALHVKF from the coding sequence ATGAAAAAGAAGTTAGCGATTGCCTTAGCACTTATGTTTGTAACTACCACGGCTGGAACGGTGTTTGCTGCGGAAAACAATCCGTTTAGCAGCGTTCCGACCAACCACTGGGCCTATCAATCGGTTAATAAGCTGGTAAAAGCCGGTCTAATTGACGGTTACGGCGACGGCGATTTCCGTGGCGACAAACCCATCACCCGTTATGAAATGGCCAGTCTGGTAGCCAAAGCCATGTCTAACGAAGAGAAGGCTGATGCTGGTTTAAAAAGCGAACTGACTAAGCTGGAAGGCGAATTTTCCGACGAACTGAAAAATCTGGGCGTTCGGGTAACCACCCTGGAAAAAAACCAACCGAATTTCAAAATGAATGGGTCGTTTGATGTACGCTATACGGACAAGAGTTTCCCGGATGCCAATTCAAGCGGAGTGAAAAAAGCCACTGATGTTAAAGGGGAATACCGCCTAAGACTGAATGGTGAAGCAAAAGTCGACAGTAAAACAACCTTTGGCATGCGGATTGTAAACAACGGACCGAATAGTTCTAATTTTAATAACAATACCTGGCAAATTTTTGGTAACTCGGATAACAGTAATAGCAGCAGTACCGATAATGCCCGGATAGATCGTGCTTATTTTAATACTAAAATCGGTGTGTCCGATGCTACTATTGGCCGTCAGGCGTTAAAGCTAGATGCCAATGATTTGTTGGTCGATAGTGGTGCGTATAGCTATGACGGTATTAAATTGGCTACTAAGGTTAATAAATTTACCTTTGCCTTTAATCACGGCCGTTTTGCCAATGGCGTGACCTTTAAGAAAAATGATGGTACGGATATAAGCACAGCTACCGGAACTTACTATAATAACTATAGGAATATGGATGTAGATTCATTAGGGGTAAGTTATGCAGATAAACAATTTAACGCCGGCGTAACTTACGCTCAGTTGAAAAATTTCTCCAAGGATGATATGGATTTGAAAAAGTGGGTGGCTGTCAATGCCGGTTATTTGTTGAATCCTAAATTATCCGTTGCTGCCGAATACGTTACCAATAGCGCCGACCCGGTAAGCACTGGCGTAACCGGTGGTGATGATGCCTGGTTTGCCAAAGTTCTCTATGGTGACCAAGCATTGAAAAAAGCAGGACAGCAAAATATTGCTTTAAAGTATTATGATGTAGGCGCTAATTCCATTGTGCCGGCATTATTTGGTCCGGATCCGCTGACAAGAGACGGTGGCAGCATGGTTCACGATTTTAAAGGCTTGGGTGTAGATTATAATTATGCCTTTAGTCCAACCTTTACTGGAGAATTCAACTATCTGAAAGTGGACGATCAGGTTACTAGTGCCCAAAGCAGCTATAATTACTACAGAGCCGCTTTACACGTAAAATTCTAA
- a CDS encoding ferritin-like domain-containing protein, whose amino-acid sequence MNLFDFALTMELDGEAYYKELAAKTVHPDLKAVLEGLAAEERRHYDIIKAAQGGEWGIVPEQPALSDVPNVFADKTFDLADQERTIPRLKAEPIDLYRAALDKEKESVSLYQELAQKAASPEETALCQKLREEEAKHVELMDNIVEMLNRVQDWVESAEFNHQEIY is encoded by the coding sequence ATGAACTTGTTTGATTTTGCCTTGACCATGGAACTGGATGGGGAGGCCTATTATAAGGAGCTGGCCGCCAAGACTGTACATCCTGATTTAAAAGCCGTGCTGGAGGGGCTGGCGGCGGAAGAACGGCGCCATTATGATATTATCAAGGCAGCTCAGGGCGGAGAATGGGGGATCGTGCCGGAGCAGCCGGCGCTGTCTGACGTGCCGAATGTTTTTGCTGACAAAACGTTTGATTTGGCTGATCAGGAGCGCACTATTCCGAGGCTTAAAGCGGAACCCATCGACTTGTACCGGGCGGCACTGGATAAGGAAAAAGAGAGCGTCAGCCTTTATCAGGAATTGGCCCAAAAGGCAGCAAGTCCGGAGGAAACGGCACTTTGCCAAAAACTAAGGGAAGAGGAAGCAAAGCATGTGGAGTTAATGGATAACATTGTTGAAATGCTAAACCGTGTACAGGATTGGGTCGAGTCGGCCGAATTCAACCATCAGGAAATATACTAA
- a CDS encoding flavodoxin family protein — protein MKVVAFNGSPKKEGNTYTALRLVAQELEKANIDLEIVHVGNSTIHGCIACNGCARNLNEKCVIATDSVNEWIQKMKQADGIILGSPVYFSGIAGTMKSFLDRAFYVTSVNGGMLRHKVGASVVAVRRSGGLPTYQQLNNFINYAEMLVPTSNYWNVIHGTVPGEANQDEEGKQIMRILGKNMAWLLKLVESGKANFPEPAIEEKVFMNFIH, from the coding sequence ATGAAAGTTGTCGCATTTAACGGAAGTCCCAAAAAAGAAGGAAATACCTATACCGCGTTGCGTCTGGTAGCGCAGGAACTGGAAAAGGCAAACATCGATCTGGAAATTGTGCATGTCGGTAACTCGACTATACACGGCTGTATTGCCTGTAACGGCTGTGCCAGAAATCTAAATGAAAAATGTGTTATCGCTACCGATTCCGTAAACGAATGGATTCAAAAAATGAAACAGGCCGATGGCATTATTCTCGGCTCTCCCGTCTATTTTTCCGGTATTGCCGGCACGATGAAATCCTTTTTGGATCGCGCCTTCTATGTTACCTCGGTAAACGGCGGTATGCTCCGTCACAAGGTAGGTGCCAGTGTTGTCGCCGTCAGACGTTCCGGCGGTCTTCCCACCTACCAGCAGCTTAACAATTTCATTAATTATGCCGAAATGCTGGTACCCACCTCAAACTATTGGAATGTCATTCACGGAACAGTACCCGGCGAAGCCAATCAGGATGAAGAAGGAAAACAGATTATGCGGATACTAGGTAAAAATATGGCCTGGCTGCTGAAACTGGTTGAGTCCGGCAAAGCAAATTTCCCCGAGCCGGCAATCGAAGAAAAAGTATTTATGAACTTTATTCACTAA
- a CDS encoding BglG family transcription antiterminator — protein MDKQVMAILELLLSEYEYITYSYISDRLDISVRTVARHIKSLEGYFHNHRIQVDTRRGEGIRLILPDEERTKLKKLVNKNDSSGLPAVERKIVLICELLGLQEPAKSYYFSSALKISLGTVGRDLEEIEPWFSQQGLVLVRCRGNGLFVTGAEKAFRDAIVNLLISHIDTRNIHYSYIEFMGPDFFKKELSRYTKIKLAGLMDGHLLENIKKIVDNYDKNIKETLVDESYFKLILLLGLMVQRQEKELVLDRENVQAVKSFTQYDYIIKLLRVIEKYYNLTLQDCDVYNILIHFVAARRRQGLALEQSQADSQLAELAYKIINNIQQELQVKLDYDKDLLKRLLDHLKLLMIRASMEVKVTNNFLEPIKTDYRHIFEVVKKHIAFLEEVIGKPVSDEEVGYITIHFAASLVALENNAKSIRAIVICMSGIGTSKILVEKIKQEVKPVNIVATISSHAINEIELSEQGIDLIISSVKIETFILPVVVVNPLLREEDKLRLNRKINEIEERKNIVSITKRVTDKAVQTKQPETGGKDTGYYLALIHRLLENFYYQYRLVVKTKQELIGHIARTIVDTEVLQATILRNLLKREEYGSTVIDEKGLVLLHCRAGDCLRVGIARLAVPVDDLTNDPPAKIRTAFIVVLPQEDDDRIVEMVSQISKALIVDKTFLYEVCDGNKEIAVESISRILFNFIS, from the coding sequence ATGGATAAGCAAGTAATGGCTATTTTAGAATTATTACTCAGTGAATATGAATACATCACGTATAGTTATATTTCGGACAGATTGGATATCAGTGTCCGGACGGTTGCCCGGCATATCAAGAGTCTGGAAGGGTATTTTCATAATCACCGTATCCAAGTTGACACCAGACGCGGCGAGGGAATCCGGTTAATTCTCCCTGACGAAGAACGAACGAAGCTGAAAAAACTGGTCAATAAGAATGACAGCAGCGGGTTACCGGCTGTTGAGCGTAAAATCGTCCTGATTTGTGAACTGCTAGGCCTGCAGGAACCGGCAAAATCGTATTATTTTTCATCGGCTTTAAAAATATCACTCGGTACGGTTGGCCGGGACCTGGAGGAAATAGAGCCATGGTTTTCCCAGCAAGGGCTGGTTCTTGTACGCTGTCGTGGCAACGGTCTCTTTGTGACAGGCGCTGAGAAAGCTTTTCGGGATGCCATCGTTAATTTGCTGATCAGCCATATTGATACGAGGAATATTCATTACAGCTATATTGAGTTTATGGGTCCTGACTTCTTTAAAAAGGAGCTATCGCGCTATACCAAAATCAAGCTGGCCGGATTGATGGATGGCCACCTGCTCGAAAATATCAAGAAAATAGTAGATAACTATGATAAGAATATCAAAGAAACACTTGTGGATGAATCATACTTTAAGCTGATTTTGCTATTAGGCCTGATGGTCCAAAGACAGGAGAAAGAACTTGTCCTGGACCGGGAAAACGTACAGGCGGTCAAAAGTTTTACCCAATACGATTATATCATAAAACTGCTGCGGGTTATTGAAAAATATTACAATCTGACTCTGCAGGACTGCGACGTATACAACATTTTGATTCATTTTGTGGCGGCGCGCCGGCGACAGGGCCTGGCCTTAGAACAGTCGCAGGCTGACAGCCAACTGGCGGAGCTTGCTTACAAGATCATCAATAATATTCAGCAGGAATTGCAGGTCAAACTTGACTATGACAAAGATTTGTTGAAACGGCTGCTTGACCATCTAAAGCTGTTAATGATCCGGGCCAGTATGGAAGTGAAGGTGACAAACAATTTTCTGGAACCGATTAAGACCGATTACCGACACATTTTTGAGGTAGTAAAAAAACATATTGCTTTTTTGGAAGAGGTTATCGGTAAGCCGGTCAGCGACGAGGAAGTGGGCTATATTACCATTCATTTTGCCGCATCGCTGGTTGCCCTGGAAAACAATGCAAAATCAATCCGGGCTATCGTGATCTGCATGAGCGGCATTGGCACTTCCAAAATACTGGTGGAAAAAATCAAACAGGAAGTTAAGCCGGTGAATATTGTGGCGACCATATCCAGTCATGCGATCAATGAAATTGAACTGTCGGAACAGGGGATTGATTTAATTATTTCTTCCGTGAAGATCGAAACCTTTATCCTTCCCGTAGTCGTGGTCAATCCACTGCTCAGGGAGGAAGACAAGCTGCGGTTGAACCGGAAAATCAATGAAATTGAAGAACGGAAAAACATTGTTTCCATTACGAAAAGAGTTACCGATAAGGCAGTTCAAACCAAGCAGCCCGAGACTGGTGGCAAGGATACGGGATATTATCTGGCGCTCATTCATCGACTGCTGGAGAATTTTTACTATCAGTACCGGCTTGTTGTGAAAACAAAACAAGAATTGATTGGCCACATCGCGAGGACCATTGTTGATACCGAGGTCCTGCAGGCAACAATTTTAAGAAATCTGCTTAAGAGAGAGGAATACGGCAGTACGGTCATTGATGAGAAAGGCCTGGTTTTATTGCACTGCCGGGCCGGTGATTGCCTGCGGGTGGGGATTGCCAGACTGGCTGTTCCGGTCGACGATTTGACTAACGATCCGCCGGCGAAAATCCGCACCGCCTTTATTGTTGTTCTGCCACAGGAAGATGATGACCGGATCGTAGAAATGGTCAGCCAGATCAGTAAAGCCTTAATCGTTGATAAAACATTCTTATATGAGGTTTGTGACGGGAATAAGGAAATAGCGGTAGAAAGCATCAGTCGCATTCTGTTTAACTTTATATCATAA
- a CDS encoding PTS sugar transporter subunit IIA, producing the protein MEQTILLPENIAINLATTSKEAAIIAAGNMLVDRGYVRKSYIQGMLERETVCNTYIGNGVAIPHGTHGAKQEILRSGIVVLQYKEGIDYNGDKAYLVIGIAGAGDDHLAILSRIALTIQDMATVNRLVQTEQAAEIYETLLKLNEV; encoded by the coding sequence ATGGAACAAACTATTTTATTGCCGGAAAATATTGCAATCAACCTGGCAACCACATCAAAGGAAGCAGCGATTATAGCGGCAGGGAACATGCTGGTAGATAGGGGTTATGTGCGCAAATCCTATATACAGGGCATGCTGGAACGGGAAACAGTTTGTAATACGTATATCGGCAATGGCGTTGCCATTCCTCACGGAACTCATGGAGCTAAACAGGAAATTCTCCGGTCCGGGATTGTTGTGCTGCAGTATAAAGAAGGAATTGACTATAACGGAGATAAGGCCTATTTAGTCATCGGCATAGCCGGTGCCGGCGACGATCATCTGGCGATTCTGTCCCGAATCGCCCTAACTATTCAAGATATGGCTACGGTCAACCGTTTGGTACAGACCGAGCAGGCTGCTGAAATATATGAAACTTTATTAAAACTTAATGAAGTCTGA
- a CDS encoding dicarboxylate/amino acid:cation symporter, whose translation MKQPIYKYLYFQVLFAIGVGVLLGHFYPSLAVQMKPFGDGFIKLIKMIITPIIFCTVVVGIAGMGSMKKVGRVGGKALLYFELVSSVALVIGLIIVNVVQPGAGMNADISSLDANAVSSYTKEAATHTTVDFLMNIIPNTVVDAFAKGDILQVLLFALLFGFGLSAMGDKGNRLLGLIDEISHVLFAIVNLIMKFAPLGAFGAMSFTIGKYGLASLLPLAKLMGSFYLTCLLFIFIVLGLIARFTGFNIFQFINYIKEELLIVLGTSSSESALPGIMRKLENLGCSKSVVGLVIPTGYSFNLDGTSIYLTMAAIFVAQATNTDLNLTHQLTILAVLLLTSKGASGVTGSGFVTLAATLSAIPAIPVAGLALILGIDRFMSEARALTNLIGNGVATVVVSKWENELDKEKLQRVLKES comes from the coding sequence ATGAAACAACCTATTTACAAATATCTTTATTTCCAAGTTCTATTCGCTATTGGAGTCGGGGTTCTTTTAGGACATTTTTATCCGTCACTGGCCGTACAAATGAAACCGTTTGGTGATGGCTTCATTAAATTAATTAAAATGATCATTACGCCAATTATTTTTTGTACCGTTGTGGTCGGCATCGCCGGTATGGGCTCTATGAAAAAGGTAGGCCGTGTCGGCGGCAAAGCCTTGCTGTATTTCGAACTGGTCTCCAGCGTAGCCTTGGTTATCGGCCTGATTATTGTGAATGTCGTTCAGCCCGGCGCCGGCATGAATGCCGATATCAGCTCACTGGATGCCAATGCAGTCTCCTCCTATACGAAAGAGGCCGCAACGCACACAACAGTGGATTTCCTGATGAATATTATCCCCAATACCGTCGTTGACGCCTTTGCCAAAGGCGACATCCTGCAAGTATTGCTGTTTGCCCTGTTATTCGGGTTCGGCCTGTCGGCCATGGGTGATAAAGGCAACCGCCTGCTGGGGCTTATTGATGAAATTTCCCATGTACTGTTTGCCATCGTTAATTTGATTATGAAATTTGCTCCCCTGGGAGCCTTTGGCGCCATGTCGTTCACTATCGGAAAATACGGACTGGCCTCGCTGCTGCCGCTGGCTAAACTAATGGGCAGCTTTTACCTGACCTGTTTACTGTTTATTTTTATCGTACTCGGTCTGATCGCCCGCTTTACCGGCTTTAATATCTTTCAATTTATTAATTATATCAAAGAAGAACTGTTAATTGTCCTGGGCACGTCCTCTTCCGAAAGCGCTTTACCGGGAATCATGCGCAAACTGGAGAATCTGGGCTGCTCCAAATCGGTTGTCGGCCTGGTTATCCCAACCGGTTATTCCTTTAACCTGGACGGCACTTCCATTTATTTAACCATGGCGGCTATCTTTGTGGCCCAAGCAACGAACACCGATCTTAACCTGACTCATCAATTGACCATTCTTGCTGTTCTCCTGCTAACCTCCAAAGGAGCTTCCGGCGTAACCGGCAGCGGTTTTGTTACACTGGCGGCTACCTTATCGGCCATTCCCGCCATCCCTGTTGCCGGCCTGGCCTTAATTCTGGGTATCGACCGGTTTATGTCCGAGGCCAGGGCCTTAACCAATTTGATTGGCAATGGCGTCGCTACTGTAGTGGTATCCAAATGGGAGAATGAACTGGATAAGGAAAAACTCCAGCGCGTATTAAAGGAATCATAG
- a CDS encoding ribulose-phosphate 3-epimerase, whose product MGKAEMIKQELVEISPSLICTDLCNVAEEVQQLEALGIRSLHVDLIDGHFSPSMPLGLATVAQLRKRCRMDFDVHVMATDNEFFIRELLAIGVQSITFHYEAAFHVERLLQLIKAAGCQAGIALNPATPLSVLDYVLEHCDYVLLMLISPGYAGNQGEAMVPYALRKIEECRQYIRRSGRATRIMVDGRVSLEAIPAVVAAGADCLVAGSTSLFSRERTRAENYRQMKDKIAQGLAARNFS is encoded by the coding sequence GTGGGAAAGGCAGAAATGATAAAGCAAGAATTGGTAGAAATTTCTCCTTCGCTGATTTGTACGGACCTGTGCAATGTGGCTGAGGAAGTACAGCAATTGGAAGCGCTCGGCATTCGTTCGCTGCATGTCGATTTAATTGACGGCCACTTCAGTCCCAGCATGCCGTTGGGGCTGGCTACAGTGGCACAATTGCGTAAACGGTGCCGAATGGATTTTGATGTACATGTTATGGCTACCGATAATGAGTTTTTTATTAGGGAATTGCTGGCTATCGGAGTGCAAAGTATTACGTTCCATTATGAGGCGGCTTTTCATGTGGAACGGCTGCTGCAACTGATTAAGGCAGCCGGCTGCCAGGCAGGAATTGCCCTGAATCCGGCGACTCCTTTGTCGGTGCTGGATTATGTGCTTGAACACTGTGATTATGTATTGCTGATGTTGATTAGTCCGGGCTATGCCGGAAACCAGGGGGAGGCCATGGTGCCCTATGCTCTGCGAAAGATTGAGGAATGCCGGCAATATATCCGGCGCAGCGGCCGGGCGACGCGAATTATGGTGGATGGGCGGGTTTCCCTGGAGGCTATTCCGGCGGTGGTTGCTGCCGGGGCCGACTGCCTGGTGGCCGGAAGCACCAGCCTATTCAGCCGGGAACGGACTCGGGCTGAAAACTACCGTCAAATGAAGGACAAAATTGCCCAGGGTCTGGCGGCGAGGAATTTTTCGTGA
- a CDS encoding IclR family transcriptional regulator — translation MKTIQSIDRAMLILEYIAQHNNTCTLTDISTALELKLPTLHGFLVTLEAWNVVSKNGNKYSLGGKLFELGKVFESHLSVQAILHPYLEQLAAEFDETIYLAIPSNKKLLYIDEVESKHPLRLSSIVGTTEAYETSAIGMAVLANLPEAFWQETAAQSGMELELLQSKLLDIQKKGYYIHRKPNCDCYCIAVALSGIHHTTIGISMFIPAYRYTEELAQKVIDVMVKMRGRIRAEWKR, via the coding sequence ATGAAAACCATTCAATCCATTGACAGAGCGATGCTGATACTGGAGTATATTGCTCAGCATAACAATACATGTACACTTACCGATATTAGTACGGCCCTGGAATTAAAACTTCCTACCCTCCATGGTTTTTTAGTAACATTGGAAGCCTGGAATGTAGTTAGTAAAAACGGCAATAAATATTCTCTGGGAGGAAAACTTTTCGAGTTAGGCAAGGTTTTTGAATCCCATTTGTCTGTACAAGCTATACTGCATCCTTATTTAGAGCAACTGGCCGCTGAATTTGATGAAACCATTTATTTGGCGATACCCAGCAATAAAAAATTGCTTTATATTGATGAAGTGGAGTCTAAGCATCCGTTGCGGTTATCTTCCATTGTGGGGACTACGGAAGCTTATGAAACGTCAGCTATTGGTATGGCCGTATTAGCCAATTTGCCGGAAGCTTTCTGGCAGGAAACAGCAGCACAAAGCGGTATGGAACTTGAACTGCTGCAAAGTAAATTGCTTGACATTCAAAAGAAAGGGTACTATATTCACCGTAAACCCAATTGTGACTGTTATTGTATTGCGGTCGCCTTATCCGGTATTCATCATACTACGATTGGTATTAGCATGTTTATTCCTGCTTATCGCTATACAGAAGAACTTGCGCAAAAGGTGATAGATGTAATGGTTAAGATGCGGGGGAGAATTAGGGCGGAATGGAAACGGTAA
- a CDS encoding PTS mannitol transporter subunit IICB translates to MITRANIQAFGGFLTGMVLPNIGAFIAWGLITALFIPTGWAPNADIAKLVGPMIVYLLPMLIGYTGGKAIAGTRGGVMGTIATMGVIVGSSIPMFIGAMILGPLGGYVIKKFDEKMEGKIPAGFEMIVNNFSIGILGMILAVAAYKTIGPAILAVNEVVRVGIEALVQANLLPLLSIFNEPAKVLFLNNAIDQGIYAPLGVQAALEQGKSIFFMVASSPGPGLGLLLAYWMFGKGVSKESAPTAIIIHFFGGIHELYFPYVLMKPKMIVAMILGGMSGILTFQAFGAGLVAFPSPGSIISFLAMTPKGGYLATLAGVAVGTAVSFVVSSFLLKLDTQEVTEEDFASSKDLMQQLKGKKTATSVTATQTVAKDINLIVFACDAGMGSSAMGASVLQEKLKKSGVDVKVMNTSVEKIPQDADLVICHESLLERAKRAAAHVEFITIKNYVAAPQYDDLVKRLSH, encoded by the coding sequence ATGATCACAAGAGCTAACATTCAGGCATTTGGCGGATTTCTCACAGGCATGGTGTTGCCTAACATTGGGGCCTTTATTGCCTGGGGGCTGATTACGGCGCTGTTTATTCCAACAGGCTGGGCTCCCAATGCCGACATTGCCAAACTGGTAGGACCGATGATTGTGTACCTGCTGCCGATGCTCATTGGCTATACCGGCGGCAAGGCGATAGCCGGTACCCGGGGCGGTGTCATGGGAACGATTGCCACCATGGGAGTTATTGTCGGTTCCAGTATACCCATGTTTATCGGTGCGATGATCCTGGGCCCGTTAGGTGGGTATGTCATCAAAAAGTTCGACGAAAAAATGGAAGGCAAAATTCCGGCCGGTTTTGAAATGATTGTAAACAATTTCTCCATCGGTATTTTAGGCATGATTCTGGCTGTTGCCGCCTATAAGACTATCGGGCCGGCTATTTTAGCGGTGAATGAGGTTGTCAGGGTGGGAATTGAAGCACTGGTACAGGCTAATTTGCTGCCTTTGCTGTCGATCTTTAATGAACCGGCCAAGGTCTTATTCCTCAATAACGCCATTGACCAGGGAATTTATGCACCGCTTGGTGTGCAGGCTGCTTTGGAGCAGGGTAAATCTATCTTCTTTATGGTCGCCTCCAGCCCTGGACCCGGCTTGGGTTTATTACTGGCCTACTGGATGTTTGGCAAAGGAGTCAGTAAGGAATCAGCGCCTACGGCTATCATCATCCACTTCTTTGGCGGTATTCACGAATTATATTTCCCTTACGTTCTAATGAAGCCCAAAATGATTGTGGCCATGATTCTGGGCGGCATGAGCGGTATTCTGACTTTCCAGGCTTTTGGCGCCGGGTTGGTTGCCTTCCCTTCACCGGGCAGTATTATTTCCTTTCTGGCAATGACTCCCAAGGGAGGCTATCTGGCAACATTAGCCGGTGTGGCGGTCGGCACGGCCGTATCATTCGTAGTATCTTCCTTCTTGTTGAAACTGGATACGCAGGAAGTAACGGAAGAAGACTTCGCGTCCTCCAAGGACCTTATGCAGCAGCTTAAAGGAAAAAAGACGGCAACCAGTGTTACGGCGACTCAAACTGTGGCGAAAGATATCAATTTAATTGTGTTTGCCTGTGACGCCGGCATGGGATCAAGTGCCATGGGCGCTTCCGTATTGCAAGAAAAGCTGAAAAAGTCCGGTGTGGATGTAAAAGTAATGAATACATCGGTAGAAAAAATTCCACAGGACGCCGATTTGGTGATTTGCCATGAAAGCCTTTTGGAGCGAGCAAAACGGGCCGCCGCACATGTGGAATTTATTACAATCAAAAACTACGTTGCGGCACCGCAATATGATGACCTGGTAAAACGGCTTTCTCATTAA
- a CDS encoding 1-deoxy-D-xylulose-5-phosphate reductoisomerase has protein sequence MARNIAILGSTGSIGTQTLDVVRHVPGLKVWGLTAHENIDLLEKQVLEFEPVLVAVMNERKAEELSMRLSGRTVKVLAGLEGLVQVATMAEIDTVVTSVVGNVGLKPTFAAIQAGKDIALANKETLVSAGELMINAVKQYQVNMYPVDSEHSAIFQCLQGNSGNPISRLLLTASGGPFRGRTQNELKHVTAADALKHPNWSMGKKISIDSATLMNKGLEVIEAKWLFDVELSQIEVLVHPQSIVHSAVEYEDHSIIAQLGEHDMRVAIQYALTYPQRVVNPYPKVDFTVRNNLTFEKPDMETFRCLKLAYQAIETGGTMCAVLNGANEVAVERFLAGEIGFLDIAVVIERTMQAHTVIYQYSLEDLLAADAWAKQHAAQIKF, from the coding sequence TTGGCAAGAAACATAGCAATATTAGGATCGACAGGCTCGATTGGAACACAGACCCTGGATGTGGTAAGACATGTTCCGGGGCTGAAAGTCTGGGGTTTGACGGCCCATGAAAATATAGATTTGCTGGAAAAACAGGTGCTGGAGTTTGAACCTGTTCTAGTTGCCGTTATGAATGAGCGGAAAGCGGAAGAACTCAGTATGAGACTAAGCGGCAGAACGGTGAAAGTGCTCGCTGGTTTGGAAGGGCTTGTGCAGGTGGCGACGATGGCGGAAATCGACACCGTAGTGACTTCGGTAGTGGGCAATGTGGGATTGAAGCCGACCTTTGCGGCGATCCAGGCCGGCAAGGACATCGCTCTGGCTAATAAGGAAACTCTGGTATCGGCTGGCGAATTAATGATCAACGCAGTCAAACAGTATCAGGTTAATATGTATCCGGTCGACAGCGAGCATTCCGCGATATTTCAGTGTCTCCAGGGTAACAGCGGCAATCCAATCAGCCGGCTGCTATTGACGGCTTCGGGCGGGCCGTTCCGGGGCAGAACCCAAAATGAGTTAAAACATGTAACTGCCGCGGATGCCTTAAAACATCCGAACTGGAGTATGGGTAAAAAGATCAGTATTGATTCAGCTACCTTGATGAACAAAGGGCTGGAAGTGATCGAGGCCAAGTGGCTGTTTGATGTGGAACTTTCCCAGATTGAGGTGCTGGTTCATCCGCAGAGTATTGTTCACTCGGCGGTGGAATATGAAGATCATTCGATTATTGCGCAGCTTGGCGAGCATGACATGCGCGTGGCCATTCAATATGCTCTCACTTATCCGCAGCGGGTAGTCAATCCCTATCCGAAAGTGGATTTTACGGTTAGAAATAACCTTACCTTTGAAAAACCGGACATGGAGACCTTTCGTTGCTTAAAACTGGCCTACCAGGCCATCGAAACAGGCGGTACGATGTGTGCCGTATTAAACGGTGCCAATGAGGTGGCGGTAGAGCGGTTCCTGGCCGGTGAAATCGGCTTTTTGGATATTGCCGTCGTGATTGAGCGGACTATGCAGGCCCATACGGTCATTTATCAGTACAGCCTGGAAGATCTGCTTGCCGCCGATGCGTGGGCCAAACAGCATGCGGCGCAAATTAAATTCTAA